In Deltaproteobacteria bacterium, the sequence GCCCGACGAGGACGGCGCCCCATGGCCCGACGCGGCGTACCTACGTCAGGGCGTGCGCGCCAACGCGTGGGTGTTGCTCGACCGCGTGACGCTGGGCTTCGAGCTGTGGCGGCAGTGGAATGGCTTCCCGCCGGTCGTGGGCGAGCCCTCCGGCGTCACGCACGATGACCAGGCACCACCGGCAAAGCGCAAGGCGGGCGCGGCGAGCAAGGCTTCGAGCGACGGCGAGGACGACGGATGATCGCGTGGGCGCTTGCAACCCTGCTCGCGTGCGCGCAGCCGGTGGCCGACGCGCCGCCTGCTCCCGCGCAGGCGGAGGCCGTCACCCTCGAGCAGGTTCTGTCGTCGGTGGAGGCCGAGCACCCGTTGCTGGGTGCGGCCGCGGCTGCGCGTACGCGGGCCGACGCGGTCGCGTGGTCGGCCCGCGGTGCCTTCGATCCCCGCCTGCGCGTGCGCTCGGTGTGGCAGCCGCTCGGCTACTACGACCAAGCGGTGCTCGACACGGAGGTGCGCGCGCGGACCGTGGCGCTCGGGATGACCGCGTTCGCGGGCTGGCGCATCGGCGCCGGCCGCTTCGCGGCCTACGACGGCAAGCTGCGCACGGCGCAAGGCGGCGAGGTGCGGGCCGGCATCGAGCTACCGCTGCTGCGGGATGCCGCGGTGGATGCCCCGCGGACGGCCCGGGCGAAGGCCGACAACGGCCGCGAGATCGCAGCCAGCGAGCAGGCCCAGCGGCGGCTCGAGTTGCTGCGCGATGCTGCCGCGGCCTACTGGTCGTGGGTGGCCGCGGGTGCGCGTGCGAGCATCCGTGCGCGGCAGCTCGAGCTGGCGCAGGCTCGCGACGCCGGCATCGCGGCGCAGATCTCGGAGGGCAACGCTGCGGCGTTCGAGGCCATCGACAACCAGCGCGTGATCGCGACGCGTGCGCTCGGCCTGGTCAACGCCGAGCAGGAGCAGGGACGCGCCGCGCTGCAGCTGTCGTTGTTCCTGCGCGACGACCACGGTGCGCCGCGGATGCCCTCGGGTGGTCCGCCGCCGCTGTCGACGGTGCTGCCGCCGCCGCTGGTCGATGACGCCGCGATCGAGCGGGACATCGCGCATGCGCTCACGCGTCGGCCCGAAACGCTCGCGCTCGACCGACGCCTGCGCAACGCCGAGCTCGAGGTCCGGCTGGCGAAGAACCAACGCCTGCCGTCGTTGACCGCCACCGCGTTCGTTGCGAAGGACCTCGGCGAGGGCGACCCGACGCTCACGCCAGTCGAGCTCGCGGTCGGCCTGGGGCTCGAGCTGCCGGTGCCGCTGCGGACCGCCCGCGGCGAGCTGAAGGCCGCGCGGGCCGACCGACTGCGCTTGCTCCGTGAGCAGCAGTTCCTGCGCGAACGCATCGCGGTCGAGATCCGTGTCGCGCGGCTGGAGATGGTCACGGCGCGTCGCCGCGTCGAGCTCGCACAGCGGCAGGCCGAGCTGGCGGAGCAGCTCGCGGCGGCGGAGCGCGACCGCTTCGCGCTCGGTGACAGCACCATCTTGGTGGTGAACCTGCGGGAGGAGGCGGCCGCGGAGGCGGCCGCGTCCCATGTCGACGCCGTCGCGGACTACCGACGCGCACGCGCCGGCTACGACGTCGCCTGTGGGCGCCCACCCAGGCGCTAGCCCGCCCGCGAGACGCCCTCCCACGGGCCCCGCGCGCGACCAGACCCGCAGCCGGCCGCGCGTGCATCGAGCTCGCGCGCACGGCGATGCGCTACGATGTGCCCGCGTGCTGCAGCCGTGTCCCGAGTGCGAGCGCCCGATCTCCGACCGCGCGGCCGTGTGTCCCGGCTGCGGCTTCCCATGCGCCGAGCACCGTGCCGAGCTCGACGCCGCGGCGTCGCTGCAGCGCGACCGAGCCTCGCGGACGCACGTCGGCGAGACCGATTGTCTGCGCTGCCTTGCCCGCGGCTTCCGCATGATCCCCGACGACGAGCCCGAGGCGGGTTCGTTCGAGTGGTGCGAGGTCTGTGGGCACAGCGGCCGCGTGGCGCTGGTCCAGAGCAGCCGCGGCTACTTCGCGATCTCGCCACCGACGCTCGACGCGTTCCTGCGGGCCGCGTGCGACGAGCTGCCGCTGGTGGCGGTGCGCATCGGCGATGACGTGCCGCCGCCGCGCTACCCGCTGGCGTCACAGGACGGCGCGTCGCCGCAGGACGACGATCGCGAATCCACCGCGGGCGGTGGAGGATAGGGGACTCGAACCCCTGACCCCCGGCATGCAAGGCCGGTGCTCTACCAACTGAGCTAATCCCCCGAAGCGGCGGTCCCCGTCAGCGCACCGCCCTCGCGTGGGCGAGGTCGTTCGACGAAGGACCGCGTTCGTGGGCGTGGGGGGATTTGAACACCCGACCTCTGCCTTATCAGGGCAGCGCTCTAACCAACTGAGCTACACGCCCGCGTGTGCCCCGATCGCGGTGCGAACGGGACCGCGTATGTACAAGGCGCCGGCGGCTGCGTCAAGACGGTGTCGACGGTGGGGACCCCGCGCGGCGCCAGGACGCGGCCAGGACGACGGCAGCGGCCGCTCGGCGCACGCGTCGGGGGCGGACGGTGCCACGGCCCGATGCCCCTCGAGTGCCTTCGGGGTTCGGGGGCCTTCGGGGTCCGGAGGCCTTCGGGGTTCGGAGGCCGTCGGGGTTCGGAGGCCTTCGGGGTTCGGCGGCTCGCGGATTTCGGGGGCTCGCGGATTTCGGGGGCTCGCGGATTTCGGGGGCTCGCGGCGCGGGCGTTCGGTTCGCGACTCACTCGGGCGCGCCGTCGCCGGTGTCGACGGCGGCCTTGCCCCGTCGGCCGCGCCGCTTGCCCTTGCGACCGTCGAGCGCGCCCTCGTCCCGTGCGTGCTTCACCAGCGCGCGGATGTACGAGACGATCGCCTCACTGGCGGGCATCAGGTGGTGGTGGTAGGGCGGCTTGTCGCCTGGCGCCCAGCGCAGGAACAGCACCAGATCGGCGCCCTGCAGCGCGCCCGGTAGCTCGTCCTCGCCGTCGACCACCACCAGCTGCGACGCGCGCGTGCCCTTGGGTAGCTCGCCGAACAACACCTCACCGAGCTCGACGTCGAGGTACTGCGCCTTGCGGCCCTGATAGCGGCCGCGGCCCCACACCTGATCGACGTGGACCTGCAAGATGAGGTCGGCGTGTCCGAGCCGCGCGCCGAACAGCCGCTGATCGAGGACGTCGTGGGGCGCGCGCCCCTGCAGCTCGAGGTCGGCGGCGGTGTAGTCGTCGTCGAACGACACCCCGTAGCGCTGTTCCTCCCACGGGGCCGCGTCCTTGGGCGGCGTCAGCTCGCCGCGGCTCGCCTTCGACTTGCACCCGGCGGCTGCGCCGACGATGGTCGCGAGCAGCACCACACCCCGAACGATGTCCATCACGCGCGCACTAGGCTAGTCGCGCACTGCGGCGAAGTCCACCGCCGTTGCCCGCGCGTGGGGTCCGACGCGGACGAGCGTCGCAGCGCGATCGGCCAAGCGCGGACAGTGGCGACGCGGATGCCGTTGCGGTACATCCCTGGCCGCCCGCCGTCTTTCGACGAGAGAGGTCCCGATGCTGCCACGCAAGTCGTACGTCGCCGCCACCTGCCTGTTCACCCTCACCGCCTGCATGGGCGAAGCGAAGCAGTCCAGCGATGGCGGCAGCAAGGCCGCCGCCAAGGAGGTCAAGCCCGCCAAGGCCGCCGCCAAGGCGGACGACGCCAAGGCCGCCAAGCCGAGCGACGCCAAGGCGCCACGCGAGCCGGCAGCCAAGCCCGCGGCCGGTGCGGACGGCAACGCCGCCCCGGCGGCCGCCGGCGACAAGACCTTCACCAAGGGCCAGCTCGCGCCCAAGGATCTCACGCCCGAGCAGGTCAAGGCCTACGACGAGGCCCAGGGTGATCCGCGCAAGGGCGAGTTCACGCTGAAGGACGCGCTGGGCGACGACGCGAAGCTGTCGGACCCCGCCAACGGCAAGCTCACCGCGATCTTCGACACCACCATGGGCACGTTCGAGTGCGAGCTGTACGAGGACAAGGTCCCGAACACCGTCGCGAACTTCGTGGGCCTCGCCCGCGGCACCCGCGAGTCGTACGACAAGAAGTCCGACAGCTGGGTGAAGAAGAAGTTCTACGACGGCGTGCTGTTCCACCGCGTCGTCAAGGGCTTCATGATCCAGACCGGTGACCCGACCGGCTCGGGCGGCGGCGGCCCCGGCTACATCATCGTCGACGAGCTCGAAAAGTCGCTCAAGCACTCCACGCCCGGGTTGCTCTCGATGGCCAACCGGGGCGCCAACACCGGCAGCAGCCAGTTCTTCGTGACGACGGTGCCGACCCCCCACCTCGACGGCAAGCACGCGATCTTCGGCAAGTGCGACCCCAAGGTCGCGGTGGCGATCAGCGACGTGAAGGTCGACGCGCGCGCCAACCATCGGCCATACGAGCCCGTGTCGATCAAGACCATCGAGATCGTGCGGAAGAAGTAGCGCGCAACGCCGGCGGCGAGCCGCGTCGCCGGCGGTACGACGCCTCAGCGCTGCTCGAGCTGCGCGCGGCCGCGCTCGGTCCACCACTGCGTCCACGCTTCGATGGCCAGGTCGCGCGCTCGTTTGTCACCGATGGCCGAGAACGGCACGCGGTGGCCGGTGATGCGCGTGAGCTCGTCGGCGGCCCAGCGTCGCACCGGCACGTCGCGGTGCTCGAGGCTGTCGATGATCCACTCGACGCGGTGGCGGTCGGCGTTGTCGCCGTACCAGCTCTTCCAGCGGTGGGGCTTGAGGCCGAGTTGCTGGCCGGTGATC encodes:
- a CDS encoding TolC family protein encodes the protein MIAWALATLLACAQPVADAPPAPAQAEAVTLEQVLSSVEAEHPLLGAAAAARTRADAVAWSARGAFDPRLRVRSVWQPLGYYDQAVLDTEVRARTVALGMTAFAGWRIGAGRFAAYDGKLRTAQGGEVRAGIELPLLRDAAVDAPRTARAKADNGREIAASEQAQRRLELLRDAAAAYWSWVAAGARASIRARQLELAQARDAGIAAQISEGNAAAFEAIDNQRVIATRALGLVNAEQEQGRAALQLSLFLRDDHGAPRMPSGGPPPLSTVLPPPLVDDAAIERDIAHALTRRPETLALDRRLRNAELEVRLAKNQRLPSLTATAFVAKDLGEGDPTLTPVELAVGLGLELPVPLRTARGELKAARADRLRLLREQQFLRERIAVEIRVARLEMVTARRRVELAQRQAELAEQLAAAERDRFALGDSTILVVNLREEAAAEAAASHVDAVADYRRARAGYDVACGRPPRR
- a CDS encoding peptidylprolyl isomerase, which codes for MGTFECELYEDKVPNTVANFVGLARGTRESYDKKSDSWVKKKFYDGVLFHRVVKGFMIQTGDPTGSGGGGPGYIIVDELEKSLKHSTPGLLSMANRGANTGSSQFFVTTVPTPHLDGKHAIFGKCDPKVAVAISDVKVDARANHRPYEPVSIKTIEIVRKK